A region from the Leptolyngbya iicbica LK genome encodes:
- a CDS encoding DUF2062 domain-containing protein — protein sequence MSSPGRLPQSSSSSRSWWVQIKRRSRYIYLKFIRLRGHPKELARGLAAGVFAGMFPLFGLQTIMGVAIAFRIKGNPLMAAAGTWISNPLTYLPIYAFNYRLGSWILGRPVVNLFTDVESMKAWLETGADVGVALMLGSLVMGAIFGTASYFAGLPLIRRARRRYRQFKHPES from the coding sequence GTGTCTTCCCCTGGCCGTTTGCCTCAGTCGTCAAGCTCATCGCGCTCTTGGTGGGTACAGATCAAGCGGCGCAGTCGCTATATTTATCTGAAATTTATTCGTCTGCGAGGGCATCCCAAGGAATTGGCGCGAGGCTTGGCTGCGGGGGTGTTTGCGGGAATGTTCCCGTTGTTTGGACTGCAAACTATCATGGGGGTGGCGATCGCCTTTCGCATCAAGGGCAATCCTCTCATGGCGGCAGCAGGCACTTGGATTAGCAATCCCCTAACCTATTTGCCGATTTACGCCTTTAACTATCGTCTCGGCAGTTGGATCTTGGGGCGGCCTGTCGTCAACTTGTTTACCGATGTCGAATCGATGAAAGCTTGGCTCGAAACTGGCGCTGATGTTGGCGTCGCCTTGATGCTAGGCAGCCTGGTGATGGGAGCCATCTTTGGGACGGCTAGTTACTTTGCCGGTTTACCCCTGATCCGCCGGGCCCGTCGCCGCTATCGCCAGTTCAAGCACCCCGAATCCTGA
- a CDS encoding phycobiliprotein lyase → MPYSLDTARILAEPLVASFFQACEGDWRSKRRYYTLKSGDVQEVVSYINIRFLSADAAELETLHQLHDLPERTPLICGAQVTWESNYIHTQRKPVNGSTLFGVRGTTLYRDRGFATAKPVTADFTFREPRTMVLKTAYDGSSFEEEIKLIGDSTRTRQTIISRAGEEIMIGQYLEQRC, encoded by the coding sequence ATGCCCTACTCCTTAGATACTGCTCGTATTCTGGCGGAACCCCTGGTCGCTTCATTTTTTCAAGCTTGCGAGGGTGACTGGCGCTCTAAGCGGCGCTATTACACGCTCAAAAGTGGTGATGTTCAAGAAGTGGTGAGCTACATCAACATTCGGTTTTTGTCGGCAGACGCAGCAGAACTAGAGACTTTGCATCAGCTACATGATTTGCCAGAGCGCACCCCACTGATCTGTGGTGCTCAAGTCACTTGGGAGAGTAACTACATCCACACCCAGCGAAAACCTGTCAACGGCTCCACTTTGTTTGGGGTCAGGGGCACAACGCTGTATCGCGATCGCGGCTTTGCCACCGCAAAACCAGTAACGGCGGACTTTACTTTCCGTGAGCCACGCACCATGGTGTTAAAGACTGCCTACGACGGCTCAAGCTTTGAAGAAGAAATCAAATTGATCGGTGACTCGACTCGCACACGACAGACCATCATTTCTCGAGCTGGAGAAGAAATCATGATTGGTCAATATTTAGAACAGCGCTGCTAA
- a CDS encoding Npun_R1517 family heterocyst differentiation transcriptional regulator produces MTKMKLCSTNANPAIQPSTPQVGIYECEVTLKFRLIEEELAQCDRDQLLQILIDAYSYGSDNYLEPLQADVRVQEVAELDASPEMRRQVIRLRNAGGLK; encoded by the coding sequence ATGACAAAGATGAAACTCTGTTCCACAAATGCGAATCCGGCAATTCAACCATCAACGCCGCAGGTGGGAATCTATGAGTGTGAAGTCACGCTCAAGTTTCGCCTGATTGAAGAGGAGCTAGCTCAGTGCGATCGCGATCAACTGTTGCAGATTCTAATCGATGCCTACTCCTATGGCAGCGATAACTATCTTGAACCCTTGCAGGCGGACGTTAGGGTGCAAGAAGTCGCGGAGTTGGATGCTTCCCCCGAGATGCGCCGTCAGGTTATCCGACTGCGCAATGCTGGCGGCCTAAAATAG